ACTTAAAGAAGTGATTGTAATCTTGGGAGTATTGTCAACAGGGGCTGGCTTATCCTTTTTCGAGCAACTGCTAAAAAAATAGAATCCGCAAAAAAGAGATAGATAAAACGCATGACGGGTAGAAAAAATACTCATGGTATAAGGTTTAGTTATTTGTTATTCAAAAATCAACTTTGAGGCAATTTATGTTAAAAACGGCATCAACTCAAATAAATTGTCATTATTTAACATTGATGCCATTTTACAAAAAGGCAATCATCGGCGTTACCTTTTGCCTGATAGTTGTTTATTATTACAGCTTCTCAATAATCTCGCCGGTAGTCCCTACCTCTCCTATCCTCGGAAAAATATACTTAAAGCTATGCTCATGTGCTTCAGCGAACATATCGGTCATGGCATCACTGGCAAAAGCAATGTTATAGGCATACTCATTAGCCGAACGGGCGGTTGCTTCAACACCAATACTGGTGGATACGCCTGCTAAAACTATTTGAGTTACCCCTCGTTTCTGTAGTTCTTCGTGCAGGCCGGTATTAAAAAAAGCGCCCCATTGTTTTTTGGTGATAAAAATATCGGTGGATTCGGTTTTTATTTCGGGGGCAATTTCGTTCC
The sequence above is a segment of the Mucilaginibacter celer genome. Coding sequences within it:
- a CDS encoding isochorismatase family protein, whose product is MITTIDENAALVLIDLQKYIVQLPCAHPMPGVLENAARLVAAFRKAGKPIVIVHVEPISPAFKTRRDSKGNSMTELPADWNEIAPEIKTESTDIFITKKQWGAFFNTGLHEELQKRGVTQIVLAGVSTSIGVEATARSANEYAYNIAFASDAMTDMFAEAHEHSFKYIFPRIGEVGTTGEIIEKL